The following are encoded in a window of Ruficoccus amylovorans genomic DNA:
- a CDS encoding LacI family DNA-binding transcriptional regulator, which yields MKKETSKQSPKKAKRLTIYDLARLADVSPGTVSRVLNNRDKVHPQTREKVLELAHKIGLNPQSSVRNREVAIITEPSFQDRIGGYSASLSAFTTFNLSGKNVGVLLPENPVEMLPHYYLDGAITVSAEKEILELLKSVEKRIPVVYMDHFEATAEQYTVNSDHYRSGELAAEHFLEHGRSKLAFIGNDCPPNRVRMEGYTAVMKKAGIEPNPRLLQLDPEGSLAYTSLTRALRNGADALFVPGSSMQAVEAMHVLQYVMRKEVPKDVSVIGGENEGVSIFQNPPLTTVAEPLRDMARLAADLIIKLADGVEVEPRHYTLPVKLIVRESV from the coding sequence ATGAAAAAAGAAACATCTAAACAATCGCCCAAAAAGGCGAAACGGCTGACCATTTATGATTTGGCCAGGCTAGCGGATGTTTCACCCGGGACGGTGAGCCGGGTACTGAACAACCGGGACAAAGTTCACCCTCAGACCCGTGAGAAGGTATTGGAATTGGCCCACAAAATCGGGTTGAACCCGCAGTCGTCGGTCCGCAACCGCGAGGTGGCGATCATTACCGAGCCGAGTTTTCAGGACCGCATCGGGGGCTATTCGGCGAGTCTTTCGGCCTTCACGACTTTTAACCTGTCGGGTAAAAATGTGGGGGTGCTGCTGCCGGAAAATCCGGTCGAGATGCTGCCCCACTACTACCTGGACGGAGCCATTACCGTGTCGGCGGAAAAGGAGATCCTCGAACTGCTCAAGTCGGTCGAGAAGCGAATCCCTGTCGTGTACATGGACCATTTCGAGGCCACGGCCGAGCAGTACACTGTCAACTCCGACCACTACCGCAGCGGCGAGCTGGCTGCGGAGCATTTTCTGGAGCACGGGCGGAGCAAGCTGGCCTTTATCGGTAACGATTGCCCGCCGAACCGCGTCCGGATGGAGGGCTATACGGCTGTCATGAAAAAGGCCGGAATCGAGCCGAATCCCCGGCTGCTCCAACTCGACCCCGAGGGCAGTCTGGCCTATACCTCCCTGACCCGCGCCCTGCGTAACGGGGCGGACGCGCTTTTTGTGCCGGGCTCCAGCATGCAGGCGGTGGAGGCGATGCACGTGCTTCAGTATGTGATGCGCAAGGAGGTTCCGAAGGACGTGTCCGTCATCGGCGGGGAGAACGAAGGGGTTTCGATTTTTCAGAATCCGCCGTTGACGACCGTGGCCGAGCCGCTGCGCGACATGGCCAGGCTGGCAGCGGACCTCATTATCAAGCTGGCAGACGGGGTGGAGGTCGAGCCGCGACACTACACCTTGCCGGTCAAGCTGATCGTGCGCGAATCCGTCTGA
- a CDS encoding glycoside hydrolase family 2 TIM barrel-domain containing protein: protein MDAVNERNLNRGWQFALARESGSLGRVPAAEDKGVRVDLPHIPRQHKLNAADMWVGECWYWRQLDLANWCPGQRCYLEFEGLMQESWLYVDGVEVAHHCSGYLPLVLDVTPWLVPGKNPLVAVRLSNRYNPDIPPGKPYESQDFCLYSGMYRGAKMRICNELHITSPNLTGDFAGGGVLVSYPVAEEDTAIVSTRTHVANTGDSARTCVVRCSVLGPDGSVCATSDSEEVRVEAGTGKQVEMDLLVRQPRLWSPASPQLCRLEVELIEGGTVIDRVGERIGIRRIEASRSGGFRINGKVHRLRGTNRHQDHPYVGNAVPDAAQVRDARRLKESGFDYVRLSHYPQSVSFLDACDELGIVVMDCIPGWQFMGGERFRENCYEHARQLIRRDRNHPSVCFWELSLNETDMPEDFATALDRIGHEEYPGDQFLTCGWMDYYDIYLRARQHGGLHTYRNGEKALIISEYGDWEYYAANEGFSQETGEGLKEKCLNSRKTRKDGDAGLLRKMGNFMEALDENLTTRAIACGQWAFCDHARSLSPELSTMGVRDYFRYPKFTHYFYRSQRDAGEPMGTGVMEPMVFIASHWTEQSPLTVHVLSNCEAVELTLNGRPVAPVSVPEAYPHLPHPPRLFTLERFEPGTLAARGLIGGRVVASHTVSTAGRARAVEWTVDEEGVPSVSGQPDLLIVHGRIVDAQGTVCPLSDLRIAVILSGPGRLIGGHPPYCEEGIFSFLVQTTGEPGTLMISAEVTGLDVSVFNYEIKPCPLADEAPVHHRLSS, encoded by the coding sequence ATGGATGCGGTAAATGAACGTAACCTGAACCGGGGGTGGCAATTTGCCTTGGCCCGGGAGAGCGGGAGCCTTGGCCGTGTGCCCGCCGCTGAAGACAAGGGGGTCCGGGTGGATTTGCCGCACATTCCCCGGCAGCATAAGCTCAATGCCGCGGATATGTGGGTGGGGGAGTGCTGGTATTGGCGGCAGCTCGACCTGGCGAACTGGTGCCCCGGCCAGCGCTGTTATCTGGAGTTTGAGGGGCTGATGCAGGAGTCATGGCTGTATGTCGATGGAGTGGAGGTGGCTCATCATTGCTCTGGCTATCTGCCGCTGGTGCTGGATGTGACTCCCTGGCTCGTGCCGGGAAAAAATCCTCTCGTCGCGGTGAGACTCAGCAACCGCTACAACCCCGACATTCCGCCCGGCAAGCCTTACGAAAGCCAGGATTTTTGCCTGTACAGCGGTATGTATCGCGGGGCGAAGATGCGAATTTGCAACGAGTTGCACATCACCAGCCCGAACCTGACGGGAGACTTCGCCGGGGGCGGGGTGTTGGTGAGTTATCCGGTGGCGGAAGAAGACACGGCCATCGTCTCGACCCGGACACACGTGGCGAATACCGGGGATAGCGCACGTACGTGCGTGGTCCGCTGCTCGGTACTTGGCCCAGATGGGAGCGTGTGCGCCACCTCGGATTCGGAAGAGGTGAGGGTGGAGGCGGGCACGGGTAAGCAGGTGGAGATGGATCTGCTTGTCCGCCAACCACGTTTATGGTCGCCCGCCTCTCCGCAGTTGTGCCGCCTGGAAGTGGAGTTAATTGAAGGCGGCACCGTGATTGACCGGGTGGGCGAGCGCATCGGCATCCGCCGGATCGAGGCTTCGCGTTCAGGAGGCTTCCGGATCAACGGAAAGGTCCACCGCCTGCGGGGGACAAACCGGCATCAGGACCACCCCTATGTCGGCAATGCTGTCCCCGACGCCGCCCAGGTGCGGGACGCACGCCGCCTGAAGGAAAGCGGGTTCGACTATGTGCGGCTTTCGCATTATCCGCAGTCTGTCAGCTTTCTGGATGCCTGTGACGAACTAGGAATCGTGGTCATGGACTGCATCCCCGGATGGCAGTTCATGGGTGGGGAGCGGTTTCGTGAAAATTGCTACGAGCACGCACGCCAGTTGATCCGCCGCGACCGCAACCACCCGAGTGTCTGCTTTTGGGAACTGTCGCTGAATGAGACGGACATGCCGGAGGATTTCGCCACTGCGCTGGACCGGATCGGGCACGAGGAGTATCCCGGCGACCAGTTTCTCACCTGCGGCTGGATGGACTATTACGACATCTATCTGCGTGCCCGTCAGCACGGCGGCCTGCACACGTATCGCAACGGGGAGAAGGCGCTCATTATCTCCGAATACGGGGATTGGGAATACTACGCGGCCAACGAGGGCTTTTCCCAGGAAACCGGCGAGGGTCTGAAGGAGAAGTGTCTGAACAGCCGCAAGACCCGCAAGGACGGCGATGCTGGCCTGTTGCGCAAGATGGGCAACTTCATGGAGGCTCTGGACGAGAATCTGACCACCCGCGCCATTGCCTGCGGGCAATGGGCCTTTTGCGACCATGCGCGCAGCCTTTCACCGGAACTGTCCACCATGGGGGTACGCGATTATTTCCGCTACCCGAAGTTCACGCATTATTTCTACCGCAGTCAGCGCGACGCGGGTGAGCCGATGGGAACTGGCGTGATGGAGCCGATGGTTTTCATTGCCTCTCACTGGACGGAGCAATCTCCGCTCACGGTTCACGTGCTCAGCAACTGCGAGGCGGTCGAGTTGACACTCAATGGCCGTCCGGTAGCTCCGGTGTCCGTTCCTGAGGCTTATCCTCATCTGCCGCATCCTCCGCGTCTTTTCACGCTGGAGCGCTTTGAACCTGGGACGCTGGCCGCGCGCGGGCTGATCGGTGGGCGCGTGGTGGCCAGCCACACGGTCTCGACTGCGGGTCGGGCGCGCGCGGTTGAGTGGACGGTGGACGAGGAAGGCGTGCCGTCGGTAAGCGGTCAACCGGATCTGCTGATTGTTCATGGCCGTATCGTGGATGCGCAAGGCACGGTTTGTCCGTTGAGCGATCTGCGGATCGCGGTTATTCTCAGCGGGCCGGGCCGATTGATAGGCGGCCATCCCCCATACTGCGAGGAAGGGATTTTCAGCTTTCTGGTGCAGACGACCGGAGAGCCCGGCACCCTGATGATCAGCGCGGAGGTGACGGGGCTTGATGTATCCGTTTTTAACTACGAAATAAAACCGTGTCCGCTGGCGGACGAAGCTCCCGTTCACCATCGGCTTTCATCGTAA